The Arachis duranensis cultivar V14167 chromosome 2, aradu.V14167.gnm2.J7QH, whole genome shotgun sequence genome has a window encoding:
- the LOC127744930 gene encoding uncharacterized protein LOC127744930, whose product MGKSTKEQKQEVNFTPPLPYPQRFNKETKDQHFPKFLEVFKKLEINIPLAEALEQMPLYAKFLKEIINKKRSWQVNETILLTEECRALIQKGLPPKLEDPGSYLLPFTIGSMTINKAMCDLGASINLMPASLVKKLCIKEVKPVQMSLELVDKSVIYTRGVIENLLVKVDKFIFPADFVILESDQDEGDSIILGRPFLATARAIIDVEQGEVTLRMHDERVTLSVLPETQFNNEKKEDTKTGRENLQ is encoded by the coding sequence atgGGAAAGTCAACAAAGGAACAAAAGCAGGAAGTGAACTTCACACCACCTTTGCCATATCCTCAAAGGTTCAACAAGGAGACTAAGGACCAGCACTTTCCAAAATTTCTTGAAGTCTTCAAAAAGTTGGAGATCAATATTCCCTTGGCTGAAGCATTAGAACAGATGCCCCTGTATGCAAAGTTCTTGAAAGAGATTATCAACAAGAAGAGGAGTTGGCAAGTTAATGAAACCATACTGCTTACTGAAGAATGTAGAGCACTAATCCAGAAAGGACTTCCCCCTAAACTTGAAGATCCTGGAAGTTACCTTTTACCTTTCACCATTGGAAGTATGACTATCAACAAGGCaatgtgtgacttaggagctagcatcaatctaatgCCTGCCTCTCTAGTGAAAAAGCTGTGCATAAAAGAGGTGAAACCAGTACAAATGTCTCTAGAATTGGTGGACAAGTCAGTGATATATACCAGGGGTGTAATTGAGAATCTTCTAGTCAAGGTAGACAAATTCATCTTCCCTGCAGATTTTGTAATCTTAGAATCTGATCAAGACGAGGGTGACTCCATTATACTGGGaagaccatttttggccactgctagggCCATTATAGACGTAGAGCAAGGAGAAGTAACCCTCAGAATGCATGATGAAAGGGTAACCCTGAGTGTACTGCCAGAAACACAATTCAATAATGAAAAGAAGGAGGATACAAAAACTGGCAGAGAAAATCTGCAATGA